One stretch of Pararhizobium qamdonense DNA includes these proteins:
- a CDS encoding endonuclease/exonuclease/phosphatase family protein, whose amino-acid sequence MTLRLATFNIENLMSRFDFSGFRNNLKQDRVLRLFDVKNEAEYQRLEEARTIAYTDDTRQMSALAIADCDADILCLQEADNMAALQAFEYGYLFRMVGNGYRQKYLIEGNDSRGIDVAVLVREETRDGQKIECVDVKSHAGVTYADFNLFNDALALTNVPGDRIFKRDCLELDFRIGGRPFTLFVVHFKSMGPARDGLDGRTATMPVRAAEVAAVRRIVENRFGADHLNGKMFAICGDMNDYQERVDVLGDRRTGYRFEPRQETESALDVFSHDGFVENVMRRRPELDRWTLFHSRGPQERHLCQLDYIWLSRALAERNPASVPEIIRGGQPYRTIFPKGQEVERYPRTGWDRPKASDHCPVVISLDI is encoded by the coding sequence ATGACCCTTCGCCTTGCCACCTTCAATATCGAGAACCTGATGAGCCGGTTCGATTTTTCCGGCTTTCGCAACAACCTCAAGCAGGATCGCGTTCTCAGGCTCTTCGACGTCAAGAACGAGGCGGAATACCAGCGGCTGGAGGAAGCCCGCACCATCGCTTATACCGATGACACGCGGCAGATGTCGGCGCTCGCCATTGCCGATTGCGACGCCGATATCCTCTGCCTGCAGGAAGCCGACAATATGGCGGCGTTGCAGGCTTTCGAATACGGCTATCTCTTCCGCATGGTCGGCAATGGCTACCGCCAGAAATATCTGATCGAGGGCAATGACAGCCGGGGGATCGATGTCGCGGTTCTCGTGCGCGAGGAGACCCGCGACGGCCAGAAGATCGAATGCGTCGATGTCAAATCGCATGCCGGTGTCACTTACGCCGATTTCAACCTGTTCAACGATGCCCTGGCACTCACCAATGTGCCCGGCGACCGCATTTTCAAGCGCGATTGCCTGGAGCTGGATTTTCGCATCGGCGGCCGGCCGTTCACGCTGTTTGTCGTGCATTTCAAGTCGATGGGCCCGGCGCGCGACGGGCTGGATGGACGCACGGCCACCATGCCGGTGCGCGCTGCCGAGGTGGCTGCGGTCCGCCGCATCGTCGAAAACAGGTTTGGCGCCGATCATCTGAACGGCAAGATGTTCGCGATCTGCGGCGACATGAACGATTATCAAGAGCGTGTCGATGTGCTCGGCGACCGGCGCACCGGCTATCGTTTCGAGCCGCGCCAGGAGACCGAAAGCGCGCTGGATGTGTTCAGCCATGACGGCTTTGTGGAAAACGTCATGCGCCGGCGCCCGGAACTCGACCGCTGGACGCTGTTTCACAGCCGCGGGCCGCAGGAGCGGCATCTTTGCCAGCTCGACTATATCTGGCTCTCCAGGGCGCTTGCCGAGCGCAATCCCGCGAGCGTGCCCGAGATCATCCGCGGCGGCCAGCCCTACCGGACGATCTTTCCGAAGGGGCAGGAGGTCGAACGCTATCCGAGAACCGGATGGGACCGGCCGAAAGCCTCCGATCACTGCCCGGTGGTCATTTCGCTGGACATATGA